A genomic region of Friedmanniella luteola contains the following coding sequences:
- a CDS encoding helix-turn-helix transcriptional regulator: MEAPRAGAEADASTRHRVAQSILEHGPSTAAALADRLGLTTAAVRRHLDGLLERGVLSAREQRVYGSRGRGRPAKVFALTDAGRADFPSAYDDIAIAALEFLADEAGSDAVRTFAARRAAPAEARYRAVVDAADPSVSPALALAGALTADGYVASVRPSALGEQICQHHCPVAHVAERFPQLCEVETEMFSRVLGVHVQRLATLAHGDGVCTTHIPASPGSTSTPASPTAPPEPQLAHDLDMTTPEERPAP; this comes from the coding sequence CTGGAGGCCCCCCGCGCCGGGGCCGAGGCCGACGCCTCCACCCGGCACCGGGTGGCGCAGTCCATCCTGGAGCACGGCCCGTCGACCGCGGCCGCGCTTGCTGACCGGCTGGGGCTGACCACCGCCGCTGTCCGCCGACACCTGGACGGCCTGCTCGAGCGCGGGGTGCTGAGCGCGCGGGAGCAGCGCGTGTACGGCTCCCGGGGTCGGGGCCGCCCCGCCAAGGTCTTCGCGCTCACCGACGCCGGCCGGGCGGACTTCCCCTCCGCCTACGACGACATCGCCATCGCCGCCCTGGAATTCCTGGCCGACGAGGCGGGTTCTGACGCCGTGAGGACCTTCGCCGCGCGCCGGGCGGCCCCGGCGGAGGCGCGCTACCGCGCGGTCGTGGACGCCGCCGACCCGTCGGTGTCGCCCGCGCTGGCCCTCGCCGGAGCGCTGACCGCGGACGGCTACGTCGCCTCCGTGCGGCCCTCCGCCCTCGGCGAGCAGATCTGCCAGCACCACTGCCCGGTCGCCCACGTGGCCGAGCGCTTCCCGCAGCTGTGCGAGGTGGAGACCGAGATGTTCTCCCGGGTGCTGGGCGTCCACGTCCAGCGGCTCGCCACCCTCGCGCACGGGGACGGGGTCTGCACGACCCACATCCCCGCGAGCCCCGGCTCGACCTCCACCCCCGCCAGTCCCACCGCACCGCCAGAACCGCAGCTCGCGCACGACCTCGACATGACCACCCCTGAGGAGAGGCCCGCACCATGA
- a CDS encoding ABC transporter ATP-binding protein: MTDPDADLPVPLPLRVQALSVGFAGRAVLDGLDVTARRGEITAVLGPNGAGKTTLVRCCTGLVRPDGGRISVLGGPPGDRRSSARVGLMPQSTGAWSGIRAGELLRYLAGLYATPQDLGLLVAELRLEPLLRTPYRRLSGGQQQAVNLAAALVGRPELVFLDEPTAGMDPHARRATWSLLERLRSAGVTVVLTTHAMEEAAALADQVFILDRGRVAVAGTVAELTRDGQSLEDVFLAHTSLPAGA; this comes from the coding sequence CTGACCGACCCGGACGCCGACCTGCCGGTGCCGCTGCCACTGCGGGTGCAGGCGCTGTCGGTCGGCTTCGCCGGTCGCGCCGTGCTCGACGGGCTGGACGTGACGGCGCGCCGCGGCGAGATCACCGCCGTGCTCGGTCCCAACGGGGCGGGCAAGACCACCCTCGTCCGCTGCTGCACGGGCCTGGTGCGGCCGGACGGCGGCCGCATCTCCGTGCTCGGCGGCCCGCCCGGGGACCGGCGCAGCAGCGCGCGCGTCGGGCTGATGCCGCAGAGCACCGGCGCCTGGTCCGGCATCCGGGCCGGCGAGCTGCTCCGCTACCTCGCCGGGCTCTACGCCACCCCCCAGGACCTCGGCCTGCTCGTGGCCGAGCTCCGGCTGGAACCGCTGCTGCGCACCCCCTACCGGCGGCTGTCCGGCGGCCAGCAGCAGGCGGTCAACCTGGCGGCGGCCCTGGTCGGGCGGCCCGAGCTGGTGTTCCTGGACGAGCCGACCGCCGGCATGGACCCGCACGCCCGGCGGGCCACCTGGTCGCTGCTGGAGCGGCTGCGCTCCGCCGGGGTGACGGTCGTGCTCACCACCCACGCCATGGAGGAGGCGGCGGCGCTGGCCGACCAGGTCTTCATCCTCGACCGCGGCCGGGTGGCCGTTGCCGGCACGGTGGCCGAGCTGACCCGGGACGGCCAGAGCCTCGAGGACGTGTTCCTCGCCCACACGTCCCTGCCGGCCGGCGCATGA
- a CDS encoding ATP-dependent DNA ligase yields MQLPVMPPVKPMLAKSVPTIPTGALSYEPKWDGFRSIVFRDGDEVEIGSRNEKPLTRYFPEVVAAVREHLPERCVLDGEIVVAVGDRLEFEVLQQRIHPALSRITKLAQETPARFVAFDLLALGDVDYTGEPFEVRRAALEEALADVGAPVHLTPATRDAALAADWFSQFEGAGLDGVVAKPLAGSYAPDKRTMFKIKHQRTADCVVAGYRVHKSGPDSIGSLLLGLYDDEGTLANVGVIGAFPAARRKELFAELQPLVTTFDDHPWAWAKQEEGTRTPRNSEASRWNNGKDLSFTPLAPDLVVEVRYEHMEGTRFRHTAQFNRWRPDREPRSCTYEQLEEPVTYDLADILAGSHRQ; encoded by the coding sequence ATGCAGCTGCCCGTGATGCCCCCGGTCAAGCCGATGCTGGCGAAGTCGGTGCCGACCATCCCCACCGGAGCGCTCTCCTACGAGCCCAAGTGGGACGGCTTCCGCTCCATCGTCTTCCGCGACGGCGACGAGGTGGAGATCGGCTCCCGCAACGAGAAGCCGCTGACCCGCTACTTCCCCGAGGTGGTGGCCGCGGTGCGGGAGCACCTGCCCGAGCGCTGCGTGCTGGACGGCGAGATCGTGGTCGCGGTGGGCGACCGGTTGGAGTTCGAGGTCCTGCAGCAGCGCATCCACCCGGCCCTCAGCCGGATCACCAAGCTCGCGCAGGAGACGCCGGCGCGGTTCGTCGCCTTCGACCTGCTGGCGCTCGGCGACGTCGACTACACCGGCGAGCCGTTCGAGGTGCGCCGGGCGGCGCTGGAGGAGGCGCTGGCCGACGTCGGGGCGCCGGTCCACCTGACCCCCGCCACCCGCGACGCCGCCCTGGCGGCCGACTGGTTCTCCCAGTTCGAGGGTGCCGGCCTCGACGGCGTGGTCGCCAAGCCGCTGGCCGGCAGCTACGCACCGGACAAGCGGACCATGTTCAAGATCAAGCACCAGCGGACCGCGGACTGCGTCGTCGCCGGGTACCGGGTGCACAAGAGCGGCCCGGACAGCATCGGCTCGCTGCTGCTGGGCCTCTACGACGACGAGGGGACCCTGGCCAACGTCGGGGTCATCGGGGCGTTCCCGGCGGCCCGGCGCAAGGAGCTGTTCGCCGAGCTGCAGCCGCTCGTCACGACCTTCGACGACCACCCCTGGGCCTGGGCCAAGCAGGAGGAGGGCACCCGGACGCCCCGGAACTCCGAGGCCAGCCGTTGGAACAACGGCAAGGACCTGTCCTTCACCCCGCTCGCGCCCGACCTCGTCGTCGAGGTCCGCTACGAGCACATGGAGGGGACCCGCTTCCGGCACACCGCGCAGTTCAACCGCTGGCGGCCCGACCGCGAGCCCCGGTCGTGCACCTACGAGCAGCTCGAGGAGCCGGTCACCTACGACCTCGCCGACATCCTGGCGGGCAGCCACCGCCAGTGA
- a CDS encoding DEAD/DEAH box helicase has translation MSVDTTIVPAFSDLGVPAELVEVLAGLGIETPTPIQAATLGDSLAGRDVLGRGRTGSGKTYAFLLPLVARLTASKNRRTPKTPRALILAPTRELVGQIEAALKPLAATAGLTTMTVFGGVSQGPQVTALRNGVDIVLACPGRLEDLIKQRACSLGSVEVTILDEADHMADLGFLPAVTRLLGQTPPNGQRMLFSATLDGAITGLVRKFLHDPATHEADSAQSPVSTMEHHVLHVARDQRIPVLADLTSAPGRTMVFTRTKHGAKALAKQLNARGIPAVELHGNLSQNARTRNMDAFHSGAASTMVATDIAARGIHVDDVALVVHADPPVEHKAYTHRSGRTARAGQDGTVVTLMTDEQVSGVRALTRAAGIKPTTTRVSGVDHPVLQSLAPGERVLVPGGLVPAHTPAPQGGGRRTSGSAPRSGGGNGGGGRGRRGPSQGGAPAGRSGGGSGRSGGQGRSGGQGRGARGGSSGPSTYTTSSPGLSSSGSHSAASFSRSSRRG, from the coding sequence TTGTCTGTCGACACGACGATCGTCCCTGCCTTCTCCGACCTCGGCGTCCCCGCCGAGCTGGTCGAGGTCCTCGCTGGTCTCGGTATCGAGACCCCCACCCCCATCCAGGCCGCCACGCTGGGCGACTCCCTCGCCGGCCGCGACGTCCTGGGCCGCGGCCGCACCGGCTCCGGCAAGACCTACGCCTTCCTGCTGCCCCTCGTCGCCCGCCTCACGGCGTCGAAGAACCGGCGGACCCCGAAGACCCCGCGGGCGCTGATCCTGGCCCCCACCCGTGAGCTGGTCGGCCAGATCGAGGCGGCGCTCAAGCCGCTCGCCGCGACCGCCGGGCTCACCACGATGACCGTCTTCGGCGGGGTCAGCCAGGGACCGCAGGTCACCGCGCTGCGCAACGGCGTGGACATCGTGCTGGCCTGCCCGGGCCGGCTCGAGGACCTGATCAAGCAGCGTGCCTGCTCGCTCGGCTCCGTCGAGGTCACGATCCTCGACGAGGCGGACCACATGGCCGACCTCGGCTTCCTGCCCGCCGTCACCCGCCTGCTCGGCCAGACGCCGCCCAACGGGCAGCGGATGCTGTTCTCGGCGACGCTCGACGGCGCGATCACCGGTCTGGTCCGGAAGTTCCTGCACGACCCGGCCACCCACGAGGCCGACTCGGCGCAGTCGCCGGTGTCGACGATGGAGCACCACGTGCTGCACGTCGCCCGCGACCAGCGGATCCCCGTGCTGGCCGACCTGACCAGCGCGCCGGGCCGCACCATGGTGTTCACCCGGACCAAGCACGGCGCCAAGGCCCTGGCCAAGCAGCTCAACGCCCGGGGCATCCCCGCGGTGGAGCTGCACGGCAACCTGAGCCAGAACGCCCGCACCCGCAACATGGACGCCTTCCACTCGGGCGCGGCCAGCACGATGGTGGCCACCGACATCGCCGCCCGGGGCATCCACGTCGACGACGTGGCCCTGGTCGTGCACGCCGACCCGCCGGTCGAGCACAAGGCCTACACGCACCGCTCCGGACGGACGGCCCGCGCCGGTCAGGACGGCACCGTCGTCACGCTGATGACCGACGAGCAGGTCTCCGGCGTCCGCGCCCTGACCCGGGCGGCCGGCATCAAGCCGACCACCACCCGCGTCTCCGGCGTCGACCACCCGGTCCTGCAGTCGTTGGCCCCGGGCGAGCGCGTGCTCGTCCCCGGCGGTCTCGTCCCGGCGCACACGCCCGCGCCGCAGGGCGGCGGTCGCCGGACCTCCGGTTCCGCCCCCCGCAGCGGTGGCGGCAACGGCGGTGGCGGCCGCGGTCGTCGCGGTCCCAGCCAGGGCGGTGCCCCGGCCGGTCGGTCGGGTGGCGGCTCCGGTCGCTCCGGCGGCCAGGGTCGTTCCGGTGGGCAGGGTCGCGGTGCCCGCGGCGGGTCCAGCGGGCCGTCCACCTACACCACCTCCAGCCCCGGGCTGTCCTCGTCCGGCTCGCACAGCGCCGCGAGCTTCAGCCGGAGCTCCCGCCGCGGCTGA